CGCCAAGGCCCGTCTCCAGAAGTGGCTGGAGGCCCGTCAGAAGGAGATCGACGCCGAGCAGGAGTCCCTGCGCAAGGAGAAGGAGACCCTGGACAAGCAGGCGAGCGCGATGAGCGAGGAGACGCGCGTCCAGAAGGCCACCGACCTGCAGAAGAAGGTCTACGACCTGGCCCAGAAGTGGGAGAAGAGCCGCGGGGAGGCCGCCGAGCGCGAGCGCAAGGAGATGGAGCCGATCATCGCGAGGATCGACGACGTCATCAAGAACATCGCCGACCGCGAGGGCCTGGGCATGGTCTTCGAGA
Above is a window of Cystobacter fuscus DNA encoding:
- a CDS encoding OmpH family outer membrane protein; this encodes MSLRSKLSVLAIAVSLAVPTLAAAETKMGYVDYQRVMLEVDDGKAAKARLQKWLEARQKEIDAEQESLRKEKETLDKQASAMSEETRVQKATDLQKKVYDLAQKWEKSRGEAAERERKEMEPIIARIDDVIKNIADREGLGMVFEKRDSGLVFALSQYDLTNEVIRSYNNGKGKAKDAPVAKDAPKK